The region CCGACGCCAGTCGTTAGCCCGTTAGAGAGAAGAAGACATGACTGCTACCGCCGAAAAGCCAGCCAAGGCAACGAATAAGGACACCAACGGCCGCGTGGTGCGAGTAACGGGCCCCGTCGTCGACGTCGAGTTCCCGCGCGGCGCGGTGCCCGAACTGTTCAACGCGTTGCACGCCGAGGTCACCTTCGAAGAGCTGGCCAAGACGCTGACCCTCGAGGTGGCGCAGCACCTCGGCGACAACTTGGTGCGCTGCATCTCGCTGCAGCCGACCGACGGCCTGGTCCGCGGCGTCGACGTGGTTGACACCGGTGCCTCGATCTCGGTTCCTGTCGGCGACGGCGTGAAGGGCCACGTCTGGAACGCGCTCGGCGCGTGCCTGGACGACAAGGAATACGGAAAAGACTTCGACCGCTGGCCGATTCACCGCAAGCCGCCGGCGTTCGCTGAGCTCGAGCCGCGTACCGAGATGCTCGAGACGGGCCTCAAGGTGGTCGACCTGCTGACGCCGTACGTGCGTGGCGGCAAGATCGCGCTGTTCGGCGGCGCCGGCGTGGGCAAGACCGTGTTGATCCAGGAGATGATCAACCGTATTGCCCGCAACTTCGGTGGTACTTCGGTGTTCGCCGGCGTGGGTGAGCGCACCCGTGAGGGCAACGACCTGTGGGTCGAGCTCGCCGACGCGGACGTGCTCAAGGACACCGCGCTGGTGTTCGGTCAGATGGACGAGCCGCCCGGCACCCGTATGCGGGTCGCGTTGTCGGCGTTGACCATGGCGGAGTTCTTCCGCGACGAGCAGGGCCAGGACGTGCTGCTGTTCATCGACAACATCTTCCGGTTCACTCAGGCCGGCTCCGAGGTCTCCACACTGCTCGGCCGTATGCCGTCCGCGGTGGGTTACCAGCCCACGCTGGCCGACGA is a window of Mycobacterium sp. 3519A DNA encoding:
- the atpD gene encoding F0F1 ATP synthase subunit beta codes for the protein MTATAEKPAKATNKDTNGRVVRVTGPVVDVEFPRGAVPELFNALHAEVTFEELAKTLTLEVAQHLGDNLVRCISLQPTDGLVRGVDVVDTGASISVPVGDGVKGHVWNALGACLDDKEYGKDFDRWPIHRKPPAFAELEPRTEMLETGLKVVDLLTPYVRGGKIALFGGAGVGKTVLIQEMINRIARNFGGTSVFAGVGERTREGNDLWVELADADVLKDTALVFGQMDEPPGTRMRVALSALTMAEFFRDEQGQDVLLFIDNIFRFTQAGSEVSTLLGRMPSAVGYQPTLADEMGELQERITSTRGRSITSMQAVYVPADDYTDPAPATTFAHLDATTELSRAVFSKGIFPAVDPLASSSTILDPAVVGDYHYRVAQEVIRILQRYKDLQDIIAILGIDELSEEDKQLVQRARRIERFLSQNMMAAEQFTGQPGSTVPVKETIEAFDRLTKGEFDHVPEQAFFLIGGLDDLAKKAEGFGVKLEDSGSAPADSDEGEKKDA